The following is a genomic window from Hymenobacter sp. APR13.
CTACGGCCTCGTCGGTGGCCAGCGCGGCCAGCTCCAGGTCGGTGCCGTTTAGCACAGTGCTTACCCGGGGCGGGGCCAGCGGATTGTGGTTGGCCGTGGCTTCCACGTAGCGCGTCATGTCCGGCGAAAGGGCCATGATGTGGCGGGCGCTGCCGTACAGGCTTTTTTCCAGCGCAAACAGGCGGCGCTGGGCCCAGCGGTTCGGCACGGCCCCCATGGCAATGGGGAAGGAAGGCCACAGATCCTGCACCTCAAACACCCACGGCACCTTGCGCCGCCGCGCCACCTGCGCCGCCGCCCAGGCCGCCGTCAGCGGCGTGCTGATACCCCAGATAACGTCGGGCCGGTCAATACGCAGGCCTTCGCGCACGGCGTAGGCCGCGTACTGCGCAAAGGCCAGGCCGCGCCGCGCCACGCCCATCTGGTTGGCGTAGGGCACGTCGGCCACGCGCAGCTCCACCCCGGCCGGCACCCACGGATACTGCTGCGTAAGCCGCTGCGGCTCCCAGGTGCGCGTGCTGATGAGTGTGATGCGGTGCTGCCGGGCCAGATATGCCAGCAACGCGTAGTGCCGGCTCGTGGCCGGGCAATCCGGGTTGGTGTGGTACTGGCTGAAAACGGCAATGTGCACGTGGCGTCAATTAGTAATTGAGAATTAGTAATGAGGAATTGACTCTGCAGTTACATGACCGACCCGGCGGGGAATCTGCAGAGTCGATTCCTAATCAGCAATTACCACTTAATCTACCGTTCGGCCCGGCGCGGGCGCGGGCGGTAGTGCGACTCGTTGAGGATGTGCTGCGGGTTTTTGTCGGCCATCAGCTGGGCCAGGGTCACCTTGGGGTTTTCGGCCATGTACTTGCGCACCATCTGCCAGCCCACCCACGCCCCGATGCGGCCGGGGCAGGTCTTGTCGATTTCGGGAATGTTGGGCCGCTCGCCTACGTACTTCTGCACCGTAAACGGGGCGGTATTGTAGAGCAGCTTCTTGTCGAGGAAGTGGGCCCATATCTTGCCTTCGTTGAAATACACGCCCCGCAGCTCCCTGTCGGTGTAGCCGATGAGCAGCGAGTCGGCGGTGCAGGGCAGCACCCGCTCCGCGAAGTATAAGGACTTGCCGTACTGCACCATCTCGCCCAGCATGGTCTGGTTGGTGAGCTCCTTGCGGTTGTACTTGCTGCTGATGGCCAGCGCGGCGGTGGGCAGCACGTACTCGGGGCGGTAGCGGCGCAGGATGTACTCGGGCACGTTGGGGCGGTAGCGCGCCGTGGGCCCCACGAAGAAGTCCAGCCCCAGCACCATCAGGCTGTCGTTCACAAACATATCCTGGCTCAGGCCTGACACAAACGTCTGCACGGGCGGCACCCGGAACGCGGGGAAATTGTAGCGAATGTGCCGGAACATGCCTTCCAGCCCGGCTTTCAGCTTGCCCGAGTCCTGGAATACGCTGTCGGTCTGGCGGCCGAGCACCTGCAGGCCCTGGTTGGTGGCCAGGCGCGTGAGCGTGCCCGCCAGCACCTCATCCGACGGAAACTGGCGGCGCTGCAGAAACTGGTTGGCAAAGAGCGGCTGCTCGGCCAGGAAGCGTTGGGCGTCAGCGGTGGTCCGAATCTGGAAGAACGGCTTTTCCAGCCGGGTCAGCTGCACGGGTGCCGCTACCTTGGCCACGGCAGGGTCGGGCGTGCAGGACGTGTCGGTGTCGCGGCTGCAGGCGGCCAGCAGCAGCAGGCAGCCACCCAGTATGGCGGGCAGGATGGGGCGCATAGCAAAAGGAAAGTGGGGCATGCTTCTATCTTTGGGCGAAATTAGCCAAAACCAAACGCCGCGCCCAGCGGCATCGTATTCCGCGGCTTACTCAACTCGCCTTCGCCATGAAAAAAATTCTGCTTGCTGCCCTCCTGGTAGGTGCATCGGCCGCTACGGCTTCGGCTCAGGTCGAAATTGGCCTCAAACTGTCGCCTTCCATCACCAACCTGCGCACCGAATCCCCGAGCACGCTCGGCTTCAAAAACGAGAAGAGCAAGCTCACCATCGGCGGCGGCCTGGTGGTCGACTACTTCTTCGGCGAAAACTACGCCTTCAGCTCAGGCCTGCAGCTGGTGGGCAAGGGTGGCACCATCAGCTACTTCGACCCCAACACCAACCGTCGGCAGGAGCAGAAAATCGGTATGCAGTACCTGGAGGTGCCCCTCACGGTGAAGCTGTTCACCAACGACATCACTACCGACACCAAGCTCTACTTCCAGCTGGGCGGTAGCGTGGGCGGCGCCATTGCTGCCAAAATCAACGGCGAGAAGCGCTATACCGACCCCGGCAACAACAACACCGAAACCAAAGCCTCCGACCACATCATCATTCCGGAAGCGGCCGTGCTGGCGGGCCTGGGCGTGGAGTATCAGGTGGGCCAGAGCACCAAGGTATTCGCCGGCCTGAGCTACCACCGTGGCCTGCTCAACATCGACAAGTATTTCGACAATGAGCGCGACTTCCAAGACGTCACCCTCAAAAACAGCGAGTTTGCCCTGGACCTGGGGTTGAAGTTTTAATCACGGATTTTGCGGATTAGACGGATTGTTCGGATTCATTTCCGGCTCGTTTCTGTGCAAAGCACATGAGCGTAGATAGCTTAAAACTGAATCCGAACAATCCGTCTAATCCGCAAAATCCGTGATTAAAAAAGCCCGCTCTACATACCGTAGGGCGGGCTTTTCTTCTTTCAGGAGGAGTTGTCGCAGACAACCACGCTACTTGGTTAATCGGTAATGTCTACTTCGTGGTCCTGGAGGCGGGCCATGGCCGCCGCCGCCGAGTGCAGCTCGATTTCCTCACCGTTTTCGTCTTCGATGCGGTAATCGGTCAGCCCCAGGCTGGTGTCTTTGGTGACTTTGATCCACTTGTAGTATTTCAGATACCACTTCATCTGCCGGCTTACGAGGCCTTTGGTGTAGTAGGCATGCAGGAACGGATGCACGTGCAGCGTAATGCCCGACTGATTCTGCGTCACCAGCAAGTCTTCGATGCTGTTGTCGATTTCGTCGGTTACCTGGATGGAGGCCGAGATTTTGCCGGTTCCGCCGCAGGTTGGGCACACTTCCCCGGTGATGATGTTCTCGGCCGGGCGCACGCGTTGCCGCGTAATCTGGAGCAGCCCGAACTTGGTGATGGGCAGAATGGTGTAGCGCGCCTTGTCGTGTTTCATTACCTGATACACGGCGTCCTCCACCTTCTTGCGGCTCTCCGCCGACTTCATGTCAATGAAATCGACGACGATGATGCCGCCCATGTCGCGCAGCCGAAGCTGCCGGGCTACTTCCTTGGCCGCCAGCATGTTCACCATGAGGGCCGTGGCTTCCTGGTCGCTTTCCTGGTTACTCTTGTTGCCGGAGTTGACGTCGATGACGTGCAAAGCTTCGGTGTGCTCGATTACCAGGTAGCCGCCGCCGGGCACCGTCACGGTTTTGCCAAACAGCGTTTTGAGCTGTTTTTCAATGCCCAGGTGCTCAAACACCTTCACCTTGCCGGTGTAGTGCTTCAGCAGGCCCAGCTTATCGGGCGCAATCTGCTCCAGATAGCCGCGCATTTCCTCGTAGCGGGCCGTCGTATCCACCGTAATGGCATCAAACGACTCGTTGAGCATGTCGCGCAGCATGGAGCTGGTGCGGCCCAGCTCGCCCAGCACCTTGTCGTTGGGCTTGGCAGAGCGCAGCGCCGTGAAGAGCTGCTCCCATTTGCTGGTCATGCTCTGCATGTCGCGGTCCAGCTCGGCCACTTCGCGGCCCTCGGCCACCGTGCGGATAATCACGCCGAAGTTGTCGGGCTTGATGGAAGCAATGAGCCGCTTGAGCCGCTCACGCTCCGTCTTGCTCACAATCTTCTTCGACACGCTGATGGTATTCGAAAAAGGCACCAGCACCAGGTAGCGGCCGGCCATCGAAATATCGGTGGACAGGCGCGGGCCCTTGGTGGAAATGGGTTCCTTTACAATCTGAACCAGCACCTGCTGGCTCTTCTTGAGGGTGTCGGCAATCTTGCCCACTTTGTCGAGCGGCTTTTCGAGGCCAAACGACTTGAGGGCGCCAACGGGGGTTTTCTGCGACTGTACGCCCCGCACCCACTTGCTGAGCGAGGGAAATTGCTCGCCCAGGTCGCCATAGTGCAGAAACGCATCTTTTTCGTACCCGATGTCAATGAACGCAGCGTTCAGACCGGGCATAACTTTCTTGACCGTGCCCAGGAAGATGTCGCCCACCGAGTAATTGGTGTCGTTGCGGTCGAAATGATATTCGATGAGCCGCTTGTCCTGTAGCAGGGCAATCCGTTCTCCTTCCTGAGTAGAATTAATGATTAATTCGTTACTCAATGGATTGGGTTGTTAGGTAGTCCCAATGATGGCCCTTCGCCCCCGAAACCGGCAAAGGGAAGCCGGTGCACCAGGCACCGGCTTCCCTTGCAAGCCTCGGGGAAAGCGAATTTATTAGCCACTCTCGGGGATACAAGATGAGAGATAGACGGGTGGCGCGCCTTAGCAGCAGCGCCCCGCCAGCAGACCCCGAAAGGGCTTACTTCTTCTTGTGACGGTTTTTGCGCAGGCGCTTCTTCCGCTTGTGGGTAGCAATCTTATGACGCTTTCTTTTTTTACCGCAGGGCATGTTGTTGTGGGTTAAGTGGTTGAATGGTTTCCTTCTTAATGGCTGAATGGTTGGATTGTTAAATGGTTGGCCGGGCAACGAGTTGTCAGAACCAACAACCATTTAACAGTCAAACTATTCAGCCATTCAATTAAGCTTCTGTAGCTGCTCATCAACCGCGGCCGTCAGGCTGGGGTCGGTGCTCAGGCTTTTGGTTTTCTGGAAGGCCGCGCGGGCTTCTTCCTTCGCCCCAGTTTCAGCTAACGCGACGCCAAGATAAAACTGTCCGTTGACGTTTGACGGATTTACCTTGGTCAACTCGCGAAAACGCTCTACTGCCTTCTCGTACTGGTTGCTCTGCATCGAGAGCAAACCCAGGTTGTAGATGGCTTTTTCGTTGCGCGGATCGGCGGCCAGCACCTCGCGCAGCAGCACGACGCCCTGCACCGGGTTGGCGCTGGCCATGAAGGCCATACCAAGGTTGGTTTTGGCGTCCAGGTTCTCCGGGTTGTTTTTCAACACTTTACCGTAGAGCTCTTGGCACTTGGCCGCCAGCAGCTTCTGGCGCTCCTGCGTAGCGGCAAAGCTAAACGCTTCGAAGTACGCATCGGCCGCCCGCTGCCAGGCCTGTTCGCCGG
Proteins encoded in this region:
- a CDS encoding glycosyltransferase family 4 protein, which produces MHIAVFSQYHTNPDCPATSRHYALLAYLARQHRITLISTRTWEPQRLTQQYPWVPAGVELRVADVPYANQMGVARRGLAFAQYAAYAVREGLRIDRPDVIWGISTPLTAAWAAAQVARRRKVPWVFEVQDLWPSFPIAMGAVPNRWAQRRLFALEKSLYGSARHIMALSPDMTRYVEATANHNPLAPPRVSTVLNGTDLELAALATDEAVATLRREQNLEGRRVVLYAGTLGRANDIPTLLAAAELLAAQLPDMVWLFMGLGFDEPRVREAAARCPAIRLVLPQPRHAVFSWFRLAEVSVVSFLGLPVLDANSPAKFYDSLAVGTPVIVTNNGWTRELVETHGCGWFSPPSDAPALAQLLHTLLEQPEQLRAAGAAGRQVAATAFDRQQLAATVQQILEQAAQ
- a CDS encoding gliding motility lipoprotein GldB, whose amino-acid sequence is MRPILPAILGGCLLLLAACSRDTDTSCTPDPAVAKVAAPVQLTRLEKPFFQIRTTADAQRFLAEQPLFANQFLQRRQFPSDEVLAGTLTRLATNQGLQVLGRQTDSVFQDSGKLKAGLEGMFRHIRYNFPAFRVPPVQTFVSGLSQDMFVNDSLMVLGLDFFVGPTARYRPNVPEYILRRYRPEYVLPTAALAISSKYNRKELTNQTMLGEMVQYGKSLYFAERVLPCTADSLLIGYTDRELRGVYFNEGKIWAHFLDKKLLYNTAPFTVQKYVGERPNIPEIDKTCPGRIGAWVGWQMVRKYMAENPKVTLAQLMADKNPQHILNESHYRPRPRRAER
- a CDS encoding ribonuclease E/G — its product is MSNELIINSTQEGERIALLQDKRLIEYHFDRNDTNYSVGDIFLGTVKKVMPGLNAAFIDIGYEKDAFLHYGDLGEQFPSLSKWVRGVQSQKTPVGALKSFGLEKPLDKVGKIADTLKKSQQVLVQIVKEPISTKGPRLSTDISMAGRYLVLVPFSNTISVSKKIVSKTERERLKRLIASIKPDNFGVIIRTVAEGREVAELDRDMQSMTSKWEQLFTALRSAKPNDKVLGELGRTSSMLRDMLNESFDAITVDTTARYEEMRGYLEQIAPDKLGLLKHYTGKVKVFEHLGIEKQLKTLFGKTVTVPGGGYLVIEHTEALHVIDVNSGNKSNQESDQEATALMVNMLAAKEVARQLRLRDMGGIIVVDFIDMKSAESRKKVEDAVYQVMKHDKARYTILPITKFGLLQITRQRVRPAENIITGEVCPTCGGTGKISASIQVTDEIDNSIEDLLVTQNQSGITLHVHPFLHAYYTKGLVSRQMKWYLKYYKWIKVTKDTSLGLTDYRIEDENGEEIELHSAAAAMARLQDHEVDITD
- a CDS encoding porin family protein encodes the protein MKKILLAALLVGASAATASAQVEIGLKLSPSITNLRTESPSTLGFKNEKSKLTIGGGLVVDYFFGENYAFSSGLQLVGKGGTISYFDPNTNRRQEQKIGMQYLEVPLTVKLFTNDITTDTKLYFQLGGSVGGAIAAKINGEKRYTDPGNNNTETKASDHIIIPEAAVLAGLGVEYQVGQSTKVFAGLSYHRGLLNIDKYFDNERDFQDVTLKNSEFALDLGLKF
- a CDS encoding tetratricopeptide repeat protein yields the protein MATRTSSHQLILLAVALALVAGLFLLPKVIVKPKEGKGELAQDAARTANRDNGAAAPSVGGLDEHGHAAGSHDADGGATPEQPHMTIAPAQRQELNTLLAKYRTTADPMAKLRVASDLAIKYKAVEKFDSAGYYLEQLAQARPGEQAWQRAADAYFEAFSFAATQERQKLLAAKCQELYGKVLKNNPENLDAKTNLGMAFMASANPVQGVVLLREVLAADPRNEKAIYNLGLLSMQSNQYEKAVERFRELTKVNPSNVNGQFYLGVALAETGAKEEARAAFQKTKSLSTDPSLTAAVDEQLQKLN